In Ignavibacteriales bacterium, the following are encoded in one genomic region:
- a CDS encoding NAD-dependent epimerase/dehydratase family protein, whose protein sequence is MSREGKNCIIYGGGGFIGSHLCENLLNKGYNVTVFDKLNFSQKNLTDIIDNIKIIEGDFNNEVDIERSLADIDYVFHLVSSTLPSNSNENPVYDAETNLLSSLRLLDECRKNKMRKVVFLSSGGTVYGIPEEIPVKESHTINPIVSYGIIKRTIEKYLYMYYKLYGLDYYVFRLSNPYGERQNPLASQGAIAVFMYRIINNLPIEIWGDGSITRDYIYIKDAVEVIAKSIARKTDAKIFNVSTGKGYSLNDIIEIISSLSGKEAIVNYTESRNIDVPVSILDNTLAKEAFDWDPSTDITDGIRNTYEYMFHNYNNTPPTDVPF, encoded by the coding sequence ATGAGCAGAGAAGGAAAAAATTGTATTATATACGGAGGCGGAGGATTTATAGGATCGCATCTTTGTGAGAACCTGCTGAATAAAGGTTATAATGTGACTGTTTTTGATAAGTTGAATTTCTCACAAAAGAATCTCACCGATATTATAGACAATATTAAGATAATCGAAGGGGATTTTAATAATGAGGTAGATATAGAAAGATCGCTCGCCGATATTGATTATGTGTTTCACCTTGTAAGCTCTACACTTCCTTCCAATTCTAACGAGAATCCTGTTTATGATGCGGAGACTAACTTGCTTTCGTCACTCCGTTTACTCGATGAATGCAGGAAAAATAAGATGCGTAAAGTGGTATTTCTTTCTTCCGGAGGTACTGTATATGGTATCCCTGAAGAAATCCCGGTAAAGGAATCACATACTATCAACCCAATCGTCTCTTATGGTATAATCAAACGAACGATCGAGAAATACCTGTACATGTATTATAAACTTTATGGGCTGGATTATTATGTTTTTCGATTATCGAATCCATATGGGGAGAGACAAAATCCACTTGCTTCACAGGGAGCTATCGCCGTATTCATGTATAGGATCATTAATAATCTGCCGATAGAGATATGGGGTGACGGCAGTATTACAAGGGATTATATTTATATCAAAGATGCAGTGGAAGTAATAGCAAAATCAATTGCCAGGAAAACCGATGCAAAAATATTTAATGTAAGCACCGGAAAAGGGTATTCGCTCAATGATATTATCGAGATCATCAGTAGTTTATCCGGTAAGGAGGCTATAGTAAACTATACTGAGAGCAGAAATATCGATGTTCCGGTGAGTATATTGGATAATACATTGGCAAAAGAAGCCTTCGACTGGGATCCGTCGACCGACATTACCGATGGAATAAGAAATACTTACGAGTATATGTTTCACAATTATAACAACACTCCACCCACTGATGTCCCTTTTTGA
- a CDS encoding heavy-metal-associated domain-containing protein yields MKAITLAFALVFGLFLFSSCNKTNETKQTAGNETKQTGQQESKQEEVKSQDEMTSKEKAGEETQTKEVSNKDAKLETASFKCETMTCTGCEQTITSKVKKMDGVEDVKADYKTKSVEVTFASNKTSKDNIAKTIEASGYKCEVNN; encoded by the coding sequence ATGAAAGCAATCACATTAGCATTTGCACTCGTATTCGGTTTGTTCCTTTTCTCGTCATGCAATAAGACGAACGAAACAAAACAAACCGCCGGGAATGAGACAAAACAAACCGGGCAACAGGAATCAAAACAGGAAGAAGTTAAATCCCAGGACGAAATGACATCAAAGGAAAAAGCCGGCGAGGAAACACAAACGAAAGAAGTCAGCAATAAGGACGCAAAGCTTGAAACAGCTTCATTCAAATGTGAAACTATGACATGCACAGGTTGCGAGCAGACCATCACCAGCAAAGTGAAAAAGATGGACGGGGTAGAGGATGTAAAAGCTGATTACAAGACAAAAAGCGTCGAAGTGACTTTTGCGTCAAATAAGACCAGCAAGGACAACATAGCTAAAACTATCGAAGCCAGCGGTTACAAATGTGAAGTAAATAACTAA
- a CDS encoding T9SS type A sorting domain-containing protein: MTRATTTAIGILILFIFSTCLYSQSWNIQTTGVYDYLWSASFPKPDTGYAVGSNGTIIKTVNGGVNWQSQSNPSGVLLHHVYFISGSLGWAVGHSGRIIKTTNGGQNWVLQSSGTSSNLFYVYFIHRNYGWVVGDNGVLKTTDGGDTWATSLVEPWVYSVYFVNQNTGWAGVRYGKLFKTTNGGDNWIAQTSGTVSTSFSMYFINENTGWAAGDYNSVIKTTNGGSTWFHQDYEFGSFSTTFRSVVFANDQMGWMAGLDGLVLRTTNGGTNWVQQSVPVNGDYLSIRVNGVQGWAVGENGTVIHSDNVTNLNTISSSVPERYNLSQNYPNPFNPSTKISFDIPKSGFTSLKIYDILGKNIATLLSSELQEGTYEYEFDASALNSGIYYYVLNSGSFTETRKMMLVK, from the coding sequence ATGACAAGAGCAACTACTACCGCAATAGGAATATTAATCCTATTTATATTTTCAACCTGTCTTTATTCACAGTCATGGAATATCCAAACAACCGGAGTTTATGATTATTTATGGTCCGCATCGTTTCCTAAACCGGATACAGGCTATGCTGTTGGCAGCAACGGGACTATTATTAAGACCGTAAATGGCGGAGTCAACTGGCAAAGTCAAAGTAATCCTTCAGGAGTTCTACTGCACCATGTTTACTTTATTAGCGGGAGCCTCGGGTGGGCTGTCGGGCATAGCGGAAGGATCATAAAGACCACTAATGGCGGACAAAACTGGGTACTCCAATCGAGCGGCACAAGCAGTAATTTATTTTACGTCTATTTTATTCATCGGAATTACGGCTGGGTAGTCGGCGATAATGGAGTATTGAAAACTACTGATGGCGGAGATACCTGGGCAACCAGCCTTGTCGAACCCTGGGTTTATTCTGTATATTTTGTGAATCAAAATACAGGATGGGCCGGAGTTAGATATGGGAAATTGTTCAAAACAACTAACGGAGGTGATAATTGGATTGCGCAGACATCGGGAACAGTCTCTACATCTTTCTCGATGTACTTTATCAATGAAAACACAGGTTGGGCAGCAGGTGATTATAATAGTGTTATTAAAACCACGAACGGCGGTTCAACATGGTTTCACCAGGATTACGAGTTCGGCAGTTTTTCTACAACATTCAGGTCAGTAGTATTTGCGAATGATCAAATGGGCTGGATGGCAGGGTTAGATGGATTGGTACTTAGAACAACAAATGGGGGAACAAATTGGGTTCAACAGTCTGTTCCTGTAAACGGCGATTATCTTTCTATAAGAGTAAACGGAGTGCAGGGCTGGGCAGTCGGGGAAAACGGAACGGTGATCCATAGTGATAATGTTACAAATCTAAATACGATAAGCTCATCAGTACCGGAAAGATATAACCTTTCGCAAAATTATCCAAATCCATTCAATCCATCTACAAAGATAAGTTTCGATATTCCGAAATCAGGTTTTACATCGCTTAAAATTTATGATATACTTGGCAAAAACATAGCGACACTTCTGTCATCGGAATTGCAGGAGGGAACCTACGAGTATGAATTCGATGCTTCGGCTCTAAACAGCGGAATTTACTACTACGTGCTTAACTCCGGCAGCTTTACAGAAACTAGGAAAATGATGTTAGTTAAATAA
- a CDS encoding class I SAM-dependent methyltransferase, protein MPVEKVDFDNYASDYDKILKEDLEFFGEENSYFADYKIKIIKDTLTSKPKMILDYGCGIGRNIGFYEKYFPDSSIFGCDISQKSLDIAKKSNPGANFFLIDDENLGKYAGQFDVISISCVYHHIEPKLREDTTEKIHSLLKPGGSLYIFEHNPNNPVTRKIVRDCVWDEDAILLPAKESEALMNKAGFTISKKQYTIFFPAFLKIFRPLEKFLGFIPLGGQYYLRGEKK, encoded by the coding sequence ATGCCTGTAGAAAAAGTTGATTTTGACAATTACGCGTCGGATTACGATAAGATATTAAAGGAAGATCTTGAGTTTTTCGGGGAGGAGAATTCTTACTTCGCCGATTATAAGATCAAGATCATAAAAGATACTCTTACATCGAAACCAAAGATGATCCTTGACTACGGTTGTGGTATTGGCAGAAATATTGGCTTTTACGAAAAATACTTTCCCGATTCGTCCATCTTCGGATGTGACATTTCACAAAAGAGCCTCGACATTGCAAAAAAATCTAATCCCGGAGCAAATTTTTTTCTTATCGATGATGAAAATCTCGGGAAGTATGCCGGGCAGTTTGATGTAATTTCCATATCATGTGTTTACCATCACATAGAGCCAAAACTGCGCGAAGACACAACAGAAAAAATTCATTCTTTACTAAAACCGGGAGGTTCTCTCTACATTTTTGAGCACAATCCAAACAATCCCGTAACACGCAAGATAGTCCGCGACTGTGTATGGGATGAGGACGCGATACTACTACCGGCAAAAGAATCAGAAGCGCTCATGAATAAAGCAGGCTTTACGATCTCAAAAAAACAATACACAATATTCTTTCCAGCTTTTCTTAAAATATTCAGACCTTTAGAAAAATTTTTGGGGTTCATTCCGTTGGGAGGACAATACTACCTTAGGGGAGAAAAAAAATAA
- a CDS encoding glycosyltransferase family 2 protein: MTAFFPAYYDEGNIAKVVDKTVEVIESMNLKDYEVIIIEDGSPDRTGEVADELAEKYEKVRVIHHEKNMGYGATLRDGFMNAKMDYVFYSDGDNQFDLEDLRKFVALIPFTDIVVGYRKQKQYSLYRKFTSLCYNYLLRLLFDIHYWDIDCAFKVFKADLFKKIKINSIDAFIDAEIMLKAKLLDYRTTEVGVVHLPRLDGISTGARPSVILRTIREIFEYRKEYKREMAKKNKK; the protein is encoded by the coding sequence TTGACAGCTTTTTTCCCAGCTTACTACGACGAGGGTAATATTGCCAAGGTTGTGGATAAAACTGTCGAAGTCATCGAGTCTATGAATTTGAAGGATTACGAAGTTATCATCATCGAGGACGGAAGTCCGGACAGAACGGGGGAAGTGGCAGACGAGCTAGCGGAAAAATATGAAAAAGTCCGGGTAATTCACCATGAAAAAAATATGGGGTATGGTGCTACACTGCGCGATGGGTTTATGAATGCTAAAATGGATTACGTTTTTTATTCAGATGGTGACAACCAGTTCGATCTCGAGGACCTGCGGAAATTTGTAGCATTGATTCCTTTTACCGATATCGTTGTCGGATACAGGAAACAAAAACAGTATTCCCTTTATAGAAAATTCACTTCATTGTGTTACAACTACCTGCTTCGGCTTTTATTCGATATACATTACTGGGATATTGACTGCGCGTTCAAAGTATTCAAGGCTGACCTATTCAAAAAGATAAAGATCAATTCGATCGATGCTTTTATCGATGCTGAAATAATGTTGAAAGCGAAACTTTTGGATTACAGAACGACGGAGGTGGGTGTAGTCCATCTTCCACGACTGGATGGAATATCTACGGGCGCAAGACCTTCAGTTATATTGAGGACTATAAGAGAAATATTCGAATATAGGAAAGAGTACAAAAGAGAAATGGCAAAGAAGAATAAGAAGTAG